The following are encoded together in the Monodelphis domestica isolate mMonDom1 chromosome 5, mMonDom1.pri, whole genome shotgun sequence genome:
- the SNU13 gene encoding NHP2-like protein 1, with the protein MTEAEVNPKAYPLADAQLTKKLLDLVQQSCNYKQLRKGANEATKTLNRGISEFIVMAADAEPLEIILHLPLLCEDKNVPYVFVRSKQALGRACGVSRPVIACSVTIKEGSQLKPQIQSVQQSIERLLV; encoded by the exons ATG ACTGAGGCCGAGGTGAACCCCAAGGCTTACCCGCTGGCAGATGCCCAGCTCACCAAAAAGCTTCTGGACCTGGTACAGCAGTCCTGTAACTACAAGCAGCTGCGGAAGGGTGCCAATGAAG CCACCAAGACTCTCAACAGAGGCATCTCCGAGTTCATCGTGATGGCTGCCGACGCCGAGCCCTTGGAGATCATCCTCCATCTGCCCCTGCTCTGTGAGGACAAGAACGTGCCCTACGTGTTCGTGCGTTCCAAGCAGGCGCTGGGCCGGGCTTGCGGCGTCTCGCGGCCGGTCATCGCGTGCTCCGTCACCATCAAAGAAGGCTCTCAGCTCAAGCCTCAGATTCAGTCCGTCCAGCAGTCCATCGAGAGACTCTTAGTCTAA